Within the SAR324 cluster bacterium genome, the region GACTGGAAGGTGGTTTGTCTTCACCCCAGCCAAGGAATTCCTGTGCTGGACAACTCAAGAGTTCTTGCACTTTGGACTGGAGTTCCCGGTTCAAAAAAACCAGCACTGGCAGATCAGCTCACAATCCCATGCTTTGGCCCGGGAGAAGAGATCAAACTACTGGACCATTGCCTCGAAAAACTCCGAACAATGCGAAGGCAGCAAACACTTAAAGCCGCTGTCCTCGTCGGGGGGAAATCTTCTCGAATGGGCCATCCCAAAGCTTGGATGCAAATCAGCGGTCGTCCGATGGGATTAAAATTAGCTCATCTGCTAGAAGAATTATTGGGAGTGGGTAGGGTCGTCTTTGGAGGTTCTTTGCCTCCTGTTCCAGAGGATTGGTCCATCTCCAATCATCAAGAACTTGAGCGTTATGCTGTGATCCCAGATCGTGTGCAAGGCTTTGGTCCGTGGGGTGGATTGCTTGGGCTTTGGGAATCAGAACCAAATACAACTTGGCTGGTAGTTGGGTGTGATTACCCAAGGTTGCATCTTGAAGCACTGGAGTGGTTGTTGTCCCGTAGAGATCCCCTACGACTAGCCACTCTGGCTCACCATCAAATCGGTCCTCTGGAAACCATGATTGGGATTTACGAACCAGGTTTTCGCTATCTGCTGGAAGCTGCATGGCTAGATGGAGGGAAGCAGATCAATCGGAGAATGCAGCAATGGCCCCTGCAGATCGTGAATGTACCAGAGCACCTGAAGGCATGTTGGCAAGGCATCAATACCCTAGCCGACCTAGAACAGTTGCTTCAGCAGACAGCTGTCCAACAACAGTAGCTATGAGTCTACGCAAAGAATGACAATAGAAACTCTCTTCCTACTGAGCAGCGGACTATTTCTTGGCTGGTCACTTGGCGCCAATGACGCAGGCAACGTCTTTGGAACCGCAGTCGGCAGTCGAATGATCCGTTTTTCGACAGCTGTGGTGGTTTGTAGTATTTTTATAGTGCTTGGCGCCGTCTGGAGTGGGGAAGGTGTTTCGAGAGGGTTGGTTGAATTGGGCTCAGTGAATGTGCTTGGTGGGGCTTTCATGGTAGCTCTGGCCGCAGCGATTGCTGTTTTTTTGATGCTGCGAACTGGGATTCAGGTTTCGACCACACAGGCCTTGATCGGTTCTTTGCTGGGTTGGAATGCCTTTGCAGGGGTTGCAACCGATATCACTGTTTTTTTACAGGTTGTCTCCACCTGGGTACTTGGGCCTCTGCTGGCTGCAGGGATGGCGATGGCAATGATGTGGACAGCAAAGTTGATCTTGCGAAATAGTCGAATTGGGTTGATTCGTCTGGATGGCTATATGCGGCTGGCCTTGCTCGGTTCTGGAGCGCTGGGTGCGTATAGCCTAGGCGCTAACAACATTGCAAATGTCGTTGCGGTCTTTCTGCCATCGCAGCCTTTCCCTGCTCTTAGCTGGCAGGGCTTTGAAAGCTCACCAACCCAGCTATTGCTGCTGGTTGGTGGGATAGCGATGGCCTCTGGAGTGTTGACCTACTCCCGAAGGACCATTGAATTGGTTGGGTCTGGCCTGGCAAATCTGTCGCCCTTGGCGGCTTGGGTGTGTGTCAGTGCTCATTCCCTGGTCCTGCTGCTTTTTGCTTCAGCCAGTTTGAAAGCTTGGTTGGATTCAATGGGTCTGCCCTCACTACCCTTGGTGCCGATTTCCAGCTCTCAGGCAATCTTGGGGGCCATCCTTGGAGTGGGCTTGTTGCGTGGTGGGCGGGAAGTCAATTGGGGAACAGTTGGGAGAGTGGCTTTAGGTTGGTTAATTACACCACTGGTCGCAAGTCTGCTTTGCTTTTTGGGACTCTTTATCCTCCAAAATGTCTTCTTACTTCAGGTAGTGGGTGGCTGAAATTTGGGCTCTGTCACAACTAGGAACTTTTTAGAGAGCCTCCCTTCCTGATTCGCCTCTTTCGATCTATTTCAGCAGTTATCTTTTCCTGCTA harbors:
- a CDS encoding inorganic phosphate transporter gives rise to the protein MTIETLFLLSSGLFLGWSLGANDAGNVFGTAVGSRMIRFSTAVVVCSIFIVLGAVWSGEGVSRGLVELGSVNVLGGAFMVALAAAIAVFLMLRTGIQVSTTQALIGSLLGWNAFAGVATDITVFLQVVSTWVLGPLLAAGMAMAMMWTAKLILRNSRIGLIRLDGYMRLALLGSGALGAYSLGANNIANVVAVFLPSQPFPALSWQGFESSPTQLLLLVGGIAMASGVLTYSRRTIELVGSGLANLSPLAAWVCVSAHSLVLLLFASASLKAWLDSMGLPSLPLVPISSSQAILGAILGVGLLRGGREVNWGTVGRVALGWLITPLVASLLCFLGLFILQNVFLLQVVGG
- a CDS encoding molybdenum cofactor guanylyltransferase; translated protein: AGVGFVNPAQALLHLPRRDFFQRTVDSEVQLRRQVPFDILLREGGKQSSDWKVVCLHPSQGIPVLDNSRVLALWTGVPGSKKPALADQLTIPCFGPGEEIKLLDHCLEKLRTMRRQQTLKAAVLVGGKSSRMGHPKAWMQISGRPMGLKLAHLLEELLGVGRVVFGGSLPPVPEDWSISNHQELERYAVIPDRVQGFGPWGGLLGLWESEPNTTWLVVGCDYPRLHLEALEWLLSRRDPLRLATLAHHQIGPLETMIGIYEPGFRYLLEAAWLDGGKQINRRMQQWPLQIVNVPEHLKACWQGINTLADLEQLLQQTAVQQQ